The Austwickia sp. genome includes a region encoding these proteins:
- the coaBC gene encoding bifunctional phosphopantothenoylcysteine decarboxylase/phosphopantothenate--cysteine ligase CoaBC codes for MRVVLGVGGGIAAYKACLLSRLFSEAGDDVTVVPTEAALHFVGAATWEALSGHPVSTSVWDGVDEVRHVRIGQHADLVVVAPATADLLARAAHGLANDLLTNVLLTARCPVVMAPAMHTEMWLHAATQANVALLRARGVHVIDPAVGRLTGADSGPGRLPEPEHIHAQALAVLGGGAATARLQPPALARDLADRRIVITAGGTREALDPVRYLGNRSSGKQGYALAAAAAARGAIVELISANVGLPDTMSGPDRFDHGAVTVHRVESARELEEAVAAAYPHADAIIMAAAVADFRPKTYAAHKIKKTHGAGHDEDAPVIELVRNPDILAGLVRRRGDAAAQYPVIVGFAAETGDETGSVLDLARAKLARKGCDLLVANEVGRDAVFGKDVTTVAILAAGRHDPVAEVTGSKEEAAQAVLDALRPLL; via the coding sequence CTGCGCGTCGTCCTCGGTGTCGGTGGTGGCATCGCGGCCTACAAGGCGTGCCTGCTGTCCCGACTGTTCAGTGAGGCGGGCGACGATGTCACGGTCGTCCCCACCGAGGCGGCGCTGCACTTCGTCGGCGCCGCCACCTGGGAGGCCCTGTCGGGCCACCCGGTGAGCACCTCGGTGTGGGACGGGGTCGACGAGGTGCGCCACGTCCGGATCGGGCAGCACGCCGACCTGGTCGTCGTCGCGCCCGCCACAGCCGACCTGCTCGCCCGTGCCGCGCACGGCCTGGCGAATGACCTGCTGACGAACGTGCTGCTCACGGCGCGCTGTCCGGTCGTGATGGCGCCCGCCATGCACACCGAGATGTGGCTGCATGCCGCGACCCAGGCCAATGTCGCGCTGCTGCGCGCCCGCGGGGTGCACGTCATCGACCCGGCCGTCGGCCGGCTGACTGGCGCGGACAGCGGCCCGGGCCGGCTTCCCGAGCCTGAGCACATCCACGCCCAGGCCTTGGCCGTGCTCGGCGGCGGCGCCGCGACGGCGCGCCTGCAGCCACCGGCCCTGGCCCGCGATCTCGCCGACCGGCGCATCGTGATCACCGCCGGCGGCACCCGCGAGGCCCTGGATCCGGTCCGCTATCTCGGCAACCGCAGCTCCGGCAAGCAGGGCTACGCCCTGGCCGCGGCGGCGGCCGCCCGTGGCGCCATCGTGGAGCTGATCAGCGCCAACGTGGGTCTGCCGGACACCATGTCCGGGCCCGATCGGTTCGACCACGGGGCGGTCACCGTGCACCGGGTGGAGTCCGCCCGCGAGCTGGAGGAGGCCGTCGCGGCGGCGTACCCGCACGCGGACGCGATCATCATGGCCGCCGCCGTCGCCGACTTCCGGCCGAAGACCTACGCCGCGCACAAGATCAAGAAGACCCACGGCGCCGGGCACGACGAGGACGCGCCGGTCATCGAACTGGTCCGCAATCCGGACATCCTCGCCGGGCTGGTGCGCCGCCGCGGGGACGCGGCGGCGCAGTACCCGGTCATCGTGGGGTTCGCGGCCGAGACCGGCGACGAGACCGGCTCCGTGCTGGACCTGGCCCGGGCCAAGCTCGCCCGCAAGGGCTGCGATCTCCTGGTCGCCAACGAGGTCGGGCGCGACGCGGTGTTCGGCAAGGACGTCACGACCGTGGCGATCCTGGCCGCCGGCCGCCACGACCCGGTCGCCGAGGTGACTGGCTCGAAGGAGGAGGCCGCGCAGGCCGTCCTCGACGCCCTCCGGCCACTGCTGTAG
- a CDS encoding DNA-directed RNA polymerase subunit omega, whose protein sequence is MSGTVANPIGITNPPIDDLLEAAESKYALVIYSAKRARQINAYYSQLSEGLLEYVGPLVETQVHEKPLSVALREINGQLLTSTPIEG, encoded by the coding sequence GTGTCCGGCACCGTCGCGAACCCGATCGGCATCACCAACCCGCCTATCGACGACCTCCTCGAGGCCGCCGAGAGCAAGTACGCCCTGGTGATCTACTCGGCCAAGCGCGCCCGCCAGATCAACGCCTACTACAGCCAGCTGTCCGAGGGACTGCTGGAGTACGTCGGGCCGTTGGTGGAGACCCAGGTCCACGAGAAGCCGCTCTCGGTCGCGCTGCGCGAGATCAACGGCCAGCTCCTGACCTCCACGCCCATCGAGGGCTGA
- the gmk gene encoding guanylate kinase, which produces MEPSRTASAVRPGSPRLAVLAGPTAVGKGTVAAWVREHHPEIWMSVSATTRAPRPGEQDGRHYYFVTDERFDEMVAGGELLEWATVHNLARYGTPRGPVEQALADGRSVLLEIDLQGARQVRASMPEALFVFLAPPSWDVLVQRLLGRGTETAAERRARLATALVEMKAAKEFDVVIVNDEVRRAAEELVHLMAAGTHPAPGGARPTTYEPPPQPALRTTAPERNE; this is translated from the coding sequence GTGGAGCCGAGCCGAACCGCCTCGGCGGTTCGGCCCGGCTCGCCGCGCCTCGCGGTCCTGGCCGGGCCGACGGCCGTAGGCAAGGGCACCGTCGCCGCCTGGGTGCGCGAACACCACCCGGAGATCTGGATGTCGGTCTCTGCCACGACGCGCGCCCCGCGCCCCGGTGAGCAGGACGGCCGCCATTACTACTTCGTCACGGACGAACGCTTCGACGAGATGGTGGCCGGCGGCGAGCTGCTGGAGTGGGCGACCGTGCACAACCTCGCGCGCTACGGCACGCCGCGAGGCCCAGTCGAGCAGGCCCTGGCCGACGGGCGCTCGGTGCTCCTGGAGATCGACCTGCAGGGGGCCCGCCAGGTGCGCGCCTCGATGCCGGAGGCGCTCTTCGTGTTCCTCGCGCCGCCGAGCTGGGACGTCCTCGTCCAGCGGCTGCTGGGTCGGGGCACCGAGACCGCTGCGGAGCGGCGCGCGCGCCTGGCCACCGCCTTGGTGGAGATGAAGGCGGCCAAGGAGTTCGACGTCGTCATCGTCAACGACGAGGTTCGGCGGGCCGCGGAAGAGCTCGTACACTTGATGGCGGCGGGAACCCATCCTGCGCCGGGCGGCGCGCGTCCCACGACGTACGAGCCGCCGCCGCAACCCGCCCTGCGCACCACCGCCCCCGAACGAAACGAGTGA
- a CDS encoding 30S ribosomal protein S13, translating to MALPQLTPEQRAEALEKAAAARRERAAVKNRLKNSQGSLADVVKEGKTNDVIGKMKVSSLLESMPGVGRVRARQIMEEIGISETRRVRGLGANQIAALLERFKQG from the coding sequence GTGGCCCTACCCCAGCTGACCCCCGAGCAGCGCGCGGAAGCACTTGAGAAGGCCGCGGCTGCGCGCCGCGAGCGGGCTGCCGTGAAGAACCGCCTGAAGAACTCTCAGGGTTCGCTCGCCGACGTGGTCAAGGAGGGCAAGACCAACGACGTGATCGGCAAGATGAAGGTCTCCTCCCTGCTGGAGTCGATGCCGGGTGTCGGGCGCGTGCGGGCCCGCCAGATCATGGAGGAGATCGGGATCTCCGAAACGCGTCGCGTCCGTGGGCTGGGCGCCAACCAGATCGCGGCGCTCCTCGAGCGCTTCAAGCAGGGCTGA
- a CDS encoding chorismate mutase, protein MPSPASTAEQPAERSAVLAELAQIRGSIDNIDAALVHLLAERFKCTQRVGRLKADHGLPPADPGREAHQIARLRALAEQAHLDPAFAEKFLTFIIDEVIHHHQQIASERER, encoded by the coding sequence ATGCCTTCGCCGGCGTCCACTGCGGAACAGCCGGCCGAGCGCTCCGCCGTGCTCGCCGAGTTGGCTCAGATCCGCGGCAGCATCGACAACATCGACGCCGCCCTCGTGCATCTGCTGGCCGAGCGGTTCAAGTGCACCCAGCGGGTCGGGCGCCTCAAGGCCGATCACGGTCTGCCGCCGGCGGATCCGGGCCGCGAGGCGCATCAGATCGCGCGGCTGCGGGCGCTCGCGGAACAGGCGCATCTGGACCCGGCCTTCGCGGAGAAATTCCTCACCTTCATCATCGATGAAGTCATTCATCACCATCAGCAGATCGCCTCGGAACGCGAGCGCTAA
- the pyrF gene encoding orotidine-5'-phosphate decarboxylase codes for MPANWRAAGTSGSPTSSGSLTNGCPDQDHAPPSAEGEPVTTYDQAVSTPPFGARLQAAMRSQGPLCAGIDPHHALLSAWGLDRTLAGVERFALTCVEAFAGQVAAVKPQSAFFEVFGAGGVALLERVIDELRAAGTAVILDVKRGDIGSTMEAYAEAFLGPDAVAPPDAITVSPYLGYGSLRPAIDLALRTGRGVFVLALTSNPEGAAVQHAREEGSGRSVAGHVVAGVAADNAAAAARGELGSVGMVVGATVGDAVRRLGLDLAAANAPLLAPGVGAQGATAEDLQTVFGAALPTVLAASSREILSAGPDVAALRARARTSAEQLFELLGTS; via the coding sequence TTGCCGGCGAACTGGCGAGCCGCGGGTACGAGCGGGTCGCCGACGTCGTCGGGATCGCTCACGAACGGCTGCCCTGACCAGGACCACGCGCCCCCGAGCGCCGAAGGAGAACCGGTGACGACGTACGACCAGGCCGTTTCCACCCCGCCGTTCGGCGCCCGCCTGCAGGCGGCGATGCGGTCGCAGGGCCCCCTGTGTGCGGGGATCGACCCCCACCACGCGCTGTTGTCCGCCTGGGGGCTCGACCGCACGCTCGCCGGCGTGGAGCGGTTCGCGCTCACCTGCGTCGAGGCCTTCGCCGGACAGGTGGCCGCCGTCAAGCCGCAGTCGGCGTTCTTCGAGGTCTTCGGCGCGGGCGGGGTGGCGCTGCTGGAGCGGGTCATCGATGAGCTGCGGGCGGCCGGCACGGCGGTGATCCTCGACGTCAAGCGCGGCGACATCGGTTCGACGATGGAGGCGTACGCCGAGGCGTTCCTCGGGCCCGACGCCGTCGCGCCCCCCGACGCCATCACCGTGAGCCCCTATCTGGGCTACGGGTCGCTGCGGCCGGCGATCGACCTGGCGCTGCGGACCGGCCGCGGCGTGTTCGTGCTGGCGCTGACCTCCAACCCGGAAGGGGCCGCCGTTCAGCATGCGCGGGAGGAGGGCTCCGGGCGCAGCGTGGCGGGCCACGTCGTCGCGGGGGTGGCGGCCGACAACGCCGCGGCGGCCGCGCGCGGCGAACTCGGCAGCGTGGGCATGGTGGTCGGCGCCACCGTCGGCGACGCCGTCCGCCGCCTGGGGCTGGACCTGGCGGCCGCGAACGCGCCGCTGCTGGCGCCCGGGGTCGGCGCGCAGGGCGCCACGGCCGAGGACCTGCAGACGGTCTTCGGCGCGGCCCTGCCGACCGTGCTGGCCGCGAGCAGCCGCGAAATCCTTTCTGCGGGACCGGATGTCGCCGCGTTGCGGGCCAGGGCCCGCACGAGCGCGGAACAGCTGTTCGAACTGCTGGGGACGTCATGA